The Platichthys flesus chromosome 18, fPlaFle2.1, whole genome shotgun sequence genome includes a window with the following:
- the LOC133973646 gene encoding uncharacterized protein LOC133973646 isoform X2, giving the protein MQEHNLSVRKCYSYISDDLLDQKVRSIKARMPHAGYRLVKGSLQAMGHRISWRRVKMSLQRVDGAGIIARMVQLSCIARRTYSVPAPLSLVHIDTNHKYNIVIFGAIDGFSRKIFYLDTAGNNRAETAFGFFMDGVRKNGWPSRVRADQGVENVDIARCMFTVRGTARGSFNAGKSVHNQRVERLWRDVWSVTCQYYDVLQFGGRGLH; this is encoded by the exons ATGCAAGAGCATAACCTCTCTGTCAGAAAATGCTATTCTTACATATCAGATGATCTGCTAGATCAGAAGGTTAGGTCTATAAAGGCAAGAATGCCCCATGCTGGCTACAGGCTAGTGAAAGGATCTCTACAAGCAATGGGGCATCGGATTTCGTGGAGAAGAGTAAAGATGTCATTGCAGCGTGTGGATGGTGCAGGAATAATTGCCAGGATGGTCCAGCTGTCTTGCATTGCAAGACGGACATACTCTGTTCCCGCTCCCTTGTCTCTTGTCCACATCGACACAAACCACAA GTACAACATTGTGATTTTTGGAGCAATTGATGGCTTTTCAAGGAag ATCTTTTACCTGGACACAGCTGGGAataacagagcagagacggcTTTTGGATTCTTCATGGATGGAGTTCGGAAAAATGGATGGCCATCAAG aGTACGAGCCGATCAAGGGGTTGAAAATGTAGACATCGCTAGATGCATGTTTACTGTGCGAGGAACAGCCCGTGGCAGCTTTAATGCTGGAAAAAGCGTCCATAACCAGAG AGTGGAACGCCTATGGAGAGATGTTTGGAGTGTAACGTGTCAGTACTACGACGTGCTCCAGTTTGGAGGAAGAGGGCTTCATTGA
- the LOC133973646 gene encoding uncharacterized protein LOC133973646 isoform X1: MQEHNLSVRKCYSYISDDLLDQKVRSIKARMPHAGYRLVKGSLQAMGHRISWRRVKMSLQRVDGAGIIARMVQLSCIARRTYSVPAPLSLVHIDTNHKLIRYNIVIFGAIDGFSRKIFYLDTAGNNRAETAFGFFMDGVRKNGWPSRVRADQGVENVDIARCMFTVRGTARGSFNAGKSVHNQRVERLWRDVWSVTCQYYDVLQFGGRGLH, translated from the exons ATGCAAGAGCATAACCTCTCTGTCAGAAAATGCTATTCTTACATATCAGATGATCTGCTAGATCAGAAGGTTAGGTCTATAAAGGCAAGAATGCCCCATGCTGGCTACAGGCTAGTGAAAGGATCTCTACAAGCAATGGGGCATCGGATTTCGTGGAGAAGAGTAAAGATGTCATTGCAGCGTGTGGATGGTGCAGGAATAATTGCCAGGATGGTCCAGCTGTCTTGCATTGCAAGACGGACATACTCTGTTCCCGCTCCCTTGTCTCTTGTCCACATCGACACAAACCACAAGTTAATAAG GTACAACATTGTGATTTTTGGAGCAATTGATGGCTTTTCAAGGAag ATCTTTTACCTGGACACAGCTGGGAataacagagcagagacggcTTTTGGATTCTTCATGGATGGAGTTCGGAAAAATGGATGGCCATCAAG aGTACGAGCCGATCAAGGGGTTGAAAATGTAGACATCGCTAGATGCATGTTTACTGTGCGAGGAACAGCCCGTGGCAGCTTTAATGCTGGAAAAAGCGTCCATAACCAGAG AGTGGAACGCCTATGGAGAGATGTTTGGAGTGTAACGTGTCAGTACTACGACGTGCTCCAGTTTGGAGGAAGAGGGCTTCATTGA